From one Streptomyces sp. Q6 genomic stretch:
- a CDS encoding A/G-specific adenine glycosylase — protein MTAPTKTPTHPDLHEPVIDWFAEHARDLPWRRPEAGPWGVMVSEFMLQQTPVSRVLPVYEQWLARWPRPADLAKEAPGEAVRAWGRLGYPRRALRLHGAAVAITERHGGDVPTGHAQLLALPGIGEYTAAAVASFAYGQRHAVLDTNVRRVFARAVGGVQYPPNATTAAERKMARALLPEEDETAAKWAAASMELGALVCTAKNENCHRCPIAAMCAWRLAGKPPHEGPARRGQTYAGTDRQVRGKLLAVLREAVAPVPQAVLDRVWDEPVQRARALDGLVDDGLVEPLPGGLYRLPAS, from the coding sequence ATGACTGCGCCCACGAAGACCCCCACGCATCCCGATCTTCACGAACCCGTCATCGACTGGTTCGCCGAGCACGCCCGCGACCTGCCCTGGCGCCGCCCCGAGGCGGGCCCGTGGGGCGTGATGGTCAGCGAGTTCATGCTGCAACAGACGCCGGTGAGCCGGGTGCTGCCGGTGTACGAGCAGTGGCTCGCTCGCTGGCCGCGCCCCGCCGATCTCGCCAAGGAGGCGCCCGGTGAGGCCGTGCGCGCCTGGGGGCGGCTCGGGTATCCGCGGCGTGCGCTGCGGCTGCACGGCGCGGCCGTCGCCATAACGGAGCGGCACGGCGGCGACGTGCCCACCGGTCACGCCCAGCTGCTCGCGCTGCCGGGCATCGGCGAGTACACGGCCGCCGCGGTCGCCTCGTTCGCGTACGGGCAGCGGCACGCGGTGCTCGACACGAACGTGCGCCGCGTCTTCGCGCGCGCCGTGGGAGGCGTGCAGTACCCGCCGAACGCGACGACCGCCGCCGAGCGCAAGATGGCCCGGGCGCTGCTGCCCGAGGAGGACGAGACCGCCGCCAAGTGGGCCGCCGCCTCCATGGAGTTGGGTGCCCTCGTGTGCACCGCGAAGAACGAGAACTGCCACCGCTGCCCGATCGCGGCGATGTGCGCGTGGCGGCTCGCGGGGAAGCCGCCGCACGAGGGGCCGGCGCGGCGCGGGCAGACGTACGCGGGGACGGACCGTCAGGTGCGCGGCAAGCTCCTCGCCGTACTGCGCGAAGCGGTCGCCCCGGTTCCGCAGGCGGTGCTCGACCGGGTCTGGGACGAGCCCGTACAGCGGGCGAGGGCCCTGGACGGGCTGGTCGACGACGGTCTGGTGGAGCCGCTCCCGGGCGGTCTGTACCGGCTGCCCGCGAGCTGA
- the cseB gene encoding two-component system response regulator CseB has protein sequence MGATGGERKGEQTHVLFVEDDDVIREATQLALERDGFVVTAMPDGVAGLEAFRADRPDIALLDVMVPGLDGVSLCRRIRDESTVPVIMLSARADSIDVVLGLEAGADDYVTKPFDGAVLVARIRAVLRRFGHAGGPSAAGSGAADEPAGTGGAVLHFGDLEIDTEGMEVRKDGTPVALTPTEMRLLLEFSSAPGTVLSRDKLLERVWDYGWGGDTRVVDVHVQRLRTKIGQDRIETVRGFGYKLKA, from the coding sequence ATGGGCGCCACGGGCGGCGAGCGCAAGGGTGAACAGACCCACGTCCTGTTCGTCGAGGACGACGACGTCATCCGCGAGGCCACCCAGCTCGCCCTGGAGCGCGACGGCTTCGTGGTGACGGCCATGCCCGACGGGGTCGCGGGCCTGGAGGCGTTCCGGGCGGACCGGCCGGACATCGCCCTGCTCGACGTGATGGTGCCGGGCCTCGACGGGGTGTCGCTGTGCCGCCGCATCCGCGACGAGTCGACGGTGCCGGTGATCATGCTGTCCGCGCGCGCGGACTCCATCGACGTCGTCCTGGGCCTGGAGGCCGGGGCCGACGACTACGTGACGAAGCCGTTCGACGGGGCGGTCCTGGTGGCCCGTATCCGCGCCGTGCTGCGCCGCTTCGGGCACGCGGGCGGACCGTCGGCGGCGGGCTCCGGCGCGGCCGACGAGCCCGCGGGGACCGGCGGCGCGGTGCTGCACTTCGGCGACCTGGAGATCGACACCGAGGGCATGGAGGTGCGCAAGGACGGCACCCCGGTGGCGCTCACGCCCACCGAGATGCGGCTGCTCCTGGAGTTCTCCTCCGCGCCCGGCACGGTCCTGTCCCGCGACAAGCTCCTGGAGCGCGTGTGGGACTACGGCTGGGGCGGCGACACCCGCGTCGTCGACGTCCACGTCCAGCGGCTGCGCACGAAGATCGGCCAGGACCGCATCGAGACCGTCCGTGGCTTCGGCTACAAACTGAAGGCCTGA
- a CDS encoding SigE family RNA polymerase sigma factor, which yields MAHGGEVLEFEEYVRTRQDALLRSARRLVPDPVDAQDLLQTALVRTYGRWDGIADKRLADAYLRRVMINTRTEWWRARKLEEVPTEQLPESLVDDSTEQHADRALLMDVMKVLAPKQRSVVVLRHWEQMSTEETAAALGMSAGTVKSTLHRALARLREELESRDREELVSRALEREERERCAA from the coding sequence ATGGCGCACGGCGGTGAGGTGCTCGAGTTCGAGGAGTACGTCAGGACGCGGCAGGACGCTCTGCTGCGCAGCGCCCGGCGCCTGGTGCCGGACCCGGTCGACGCGCAGGACCTGCTCCAGACCGCGCTCGTGCGGACGTACGGGCGGTGGGACGGCATAGCGGACAAGCGCCTCGCCGACGCCTACCTGCGCCGCGTCATGATCAACACGCGGACGGAGTGGTGGCGCGCCCGGAAGCTGGAAGAGGTCCCGACCGAGCAGCTCCCCGAGTCCCTCGTGGACGACTCGACCGAGCAGCACGCGGACCGTGCGCTTCTGATGGACGTCATGAAGGTCCTGGCACCGAAGCAGCGCAGCGTCGTGGTGCTGCGACACTGGGAGCAGATGTCCACAGAGGAGACGGCCGCCGCACTCGGAATGTCGGCCGGAACCGTGAAGAGCACGCTGCACCGGGCGCTCGCCCGGCTCCGCGAGGAGCTGGAGAGCCGCGACCGCGAGGAGCTGGTGTCCCGCGCGCTCGAACGTGAGGAGCGGGAGCGTTGCGCGGCCTAG
- the cseC gene encoding two-component system sensor histidine kinase CseC, translating to MLPRRLRRSLRTGVRWKISVAIALVGALVALALSLVVHNAARVSMLDNARDVQDERIQFVQRQYEARGGNLPVGFRVNDPTMPRDLRLKALSGRRATFVSEPSNGVPDIWAAVPLSNGDLLSVHTRFTDRSATVMKDLDQALLIGSIAVVLGGSALGVLIGGQLSRRLRKAASAAREVAQGRTDVRVREAIGGVVRDETDDLAQAVDAMADALKQRLEAERRVTADIAHELRTPVTGLLTAAELLPPGRPSELVKDRAQAMRTLVEDVLEVARLDSAAERAELQDIMLGEFVGRRIAARASDGVRVDVIHESAVTTDPRRLERILFNLLANATKHARPPIEVSVEGRVIRIRDHGPGFPEDLLEEGPSRFRTGAADRAGHGHGLGLTIAAGQARVLGARLTFRNVRPPGSDPATPAEGAVAVLWLPEHAPTNTGSFPMLRLPQARK from the coding sequence ATGCTGCCCCGACGGCTGCGGCGGTCCCTGCGCACCGGCGTGCGCTGGAAGATCAGTGTCGCCATCGCGCTGGTCGGCGCGCTGGTCGCCCTGGCCCTCAGCCTCGTCGTGCACAACGCGGCGCGCGTCTCGATGCTGGACAACGCACGGGACGTACAGGACGAGCGCATCCAGTTCGTGCAGCGCCAGTACGAGGCCCGCGGCGGGAACCTGCCCGTCGGGTTCCGGGTCAACGACCCGACGATGCCGCGCGACCTGCGGCTCAAGGCGCTCAGCGGGCGCCGCGCCACCTTCGTCTCGGAGCCGTCGAACGGAGTGCCGGACATCTGGGCGGCGGTGCCGCTCAGCAACGGCGACCTGTTGTCGGTGCACACCCGTTTCACCGACCGCAGCGCCACCGTCATGAAGGACCTCGACCAGGCGCTCCTGATCGGCTCGATCGCGGTCGTCCTCGGCGGCAGCGCGCTCGGCGTGCTCATCGGCGGCCAGCTCTCCCGGCGGCTGCGCAAGGCGGCGAGCGCGGCCCGCGAGGTCGCGCAGGGGCGGACCGACGTACGGGTGCGGGAGGCGATCGGCGGTGTCGTCCGCGACGAGACCGACGATCTGGCGCAGGCCGTGGACGCCATGGCCGACGCCCTCAAGCAGCGTCTGGAGGCCGAGCGGCGGGTGACCGCCGACATCGCGCACGAGCTGCGCACCCCGGTCACGGGCCTGCTCACCGCGGCCGAACTGCTCCCGCCGGGGCGCCCGAGCGAGCTGGTCAAGGACCGCGCGCAGGCGATGCGCACCCTCGTCGAGGACGTGCTCGAGGTGGCCCGGCTGGACAGTGCGGCCGAGCGGGCCGAGTTGCAGGACATCATGCTCGGCGAGTTCGTCGGCCGGCGGATCGCGGCCCGCGCCTCGGACGGCGTCCGGGTCGACGTCATCCACGAGTCCGCGGTGACCACCGACCCGCGCCGCCTGGAGCGCATCCTCTTCAACCTCCTGGCCAACGCCACCAAGCACGCCCGGCCGCCGATCGAGGTCAGCGTCGAGGGCCGGGTCATACGCATCCGCGACCACGGCCCCGGTTTCCCCGAGGACCTCCTGGAGGAAGGCCCGAGCCGCTTCCGCACCGGCGCCGCGGACCGCGCGGGCCACGGTCACGGCCTGGGCCTGACGATCGCGGCGGGCCAGGCCCGGGTCCTCGGCGCCCGGCTCACGTTCCGCAACGTGAGACCACCGGGCAGCGACCCCGCCACCCCCGCGGAAGGCGCGGTGGCGGTGCTGTGGCTGCCCGAGCACGCACCGACGAACACGGGAAGCTTCCCGATGCTGCGGCTGCCTCAAGCCCGTAAGTGA
- a CDS encoding sensor histidine kinase yields MNVRPSLAAALSGKPLRAVPLRRRTVLADLALWAALTVPVLAVEGLHLHEPDSTWQQLAGIAALGVATALHRRRPAVAFLIAAAPGLAVASSLFTLSYGCALAAFAYLMGLRPPTARPRPSTPSPEAAPLEAASLAGAQLEGAQPAGAQLEGAPLRTTRLEAEPREAEPREAAPFTPASTLRPSLLAFAALAATGTVKIAIRQVDPAAEWLVLMGTLLFGAVFPWLIGRYWRQSRELTAAGWARAEQLEREHRIVADRARLRERARIAQDMHDSLGHELSLIALRAGALQVTPGLADPHRTAAAELRAAASDATDRLHSIIGLLREEDDEPAPLTPPGETVAELVERAAESGLPVRLLSAPAADDRTLYRVVQEALTNAAKHAPGAPVTVATEQDGGAVTVTVTNGRPPRAPAAPPGSGTGLLGLRARITALGGTFDAGPHGDGFRVTAHLPAPGTPRPGAAAFAHARRTARRHVSLAFGAAAVAGTVLIGGSFTWYAYTKTHAVLTPQAYAQLRIGTPLADVESRLPARTISDPPVERAPTPPPAHADCRYYRASGELFVPVEHFRLCFATEGSHALIGRAVIPKAGTADQVQEEEREWAR; encoded by the coding sequence GTGAACGTCCGCCCGTCACTCGCCGCCGCTCTTTCGGGGAAGCCGCTCCGCGCGGTGCCGCTCCGCCGCCGGACCGTCCTCGCCGACCTGGCGCTCTGGGCGGCGCTCACCGTGCCCGTGCTCGCCGTCGAGGGACTGCACCTGCACGAGCCCGACAGCACCTGGCAGCAGCTCGCCGGGATCGCCGCACTCGGCGTGGCCACCGCCCTGCACCGCCGCCGCCCCGCCGTCGCCTTCCTGATCGCGGCCGCACCGGGCCTCGCCGTGGCGTCGTCCCTGTTCACACTCTCGTACGGGTGCGCGCTCGCCGCCTTCGCGTACCTGATGGGGCTGCGCCCACCCACCGCCCGGCCCCGCCCTTCCACACCTTCTCCGGAAGCCGCTCCGCTGGAAGCCGCCTCGCTAGCAGGTGCTCAGCTAGAAGGCGCTCAGCCAGCAGGTGCTCAGCTAGAAGGTGCCCCGCTAAGAACCACGCGGCTTGAAGCTGAGCCAAGAGAAGCCGAGCCAAGAGAAGCCGCTCCGTTCACCCCGGCCTCCACCCTGCGCCCCTCTCTGCTCGCCTTCGCCGCGCTCGCCGCCACCGGCACCGTGAAGATCGCCATCCGGCAGGTCGACCCGGCCGCGGAGTGGCTCGTCCTCATGGGCACGCTCCTGTTCGGCGCGGTCTTCCCGTGGCTGATCGGCCGCTACTGGCGACAGAGCCGCGAGCTGACCGCCGCCGGGTGGGCCAGGGCCGAACAGCTGGAGCGCGAGCACCGCATCGTCGCCGACCGCGCGCGGCTGCGAGAACGCGCCCGCATCGCGCAGGACATGCACGACTCCCTCGGCCACGAGCTCAGCCTCATCGCCCTGCGCGCGGGCGCCCTCCAGGTCACCCCGGGGCTCGCCGACCCGCACCGCACGGCCGCCGCCGAACTGCGCGCCGCCGCCTCCGACGCCACCGACCGGCTGCACAGCATCATCGGGCTGCTGCGCGAGGAGGACGACGAGCCCGCGCCGCTCACCCCGCCCGGCGAGACCGTCGCCGAACTGGTCGAGCGGGCCGCCGAGTCCGGCCTCCCCGTACGCCTCCTGAGCGCGCCCGCCGCCGACGACCGCACCCTCTACCGCGTCGTCCAGGAAGCCCTCACGAACGCCGCCAAGCACGCGCCGGGCGCCCCCGTCACCGTGGCGACGGAGCAGGACGGCGGCGCGGTCACGGTCACCGTCACCAACGGACGCCCGCCCCGCGCCCCCGCCGCCCCGCCCGGCAGCGGCACCGGGCTGCTCGGCCTGCGCGCCCGGATCACCGCGCTCGGCGGCACGTTCGACGCGGGCCCGCACGGCGACGGCTTCCGCGTCACCGCCCACCTGCCCGCCCCGGGCACCCCACGGCCGGGAGCCGCCGCGTTCGCGCACGCCCGCCGCACGGCCCGACGCCACGTCAGCCTCGCGTTCGGCGCGGCCGCCGTCGCGGGAACCGTGCTGATCGGCGGCTCGTTCACCTGGTACGCGTACACGAAGACGCACGCCGTCCTCACCCCGCAGGCGTACGCGCAGCTGCGCATCGGCACGCCCCTGGCCGACGTGGAGTCCCGGCTGCCCGCGCGCACGATCAGCGACCCGCCCGTCGAGCGCGCGCCCACCCCGCCGCCCGCGCACGCGGACTGCCGCTACTACCGGGCGAGCGGCGAACTGTTCGTGCCCGTCGAGCACTTCAGGCTCTGCTTCGCCACCGAAGGAAGCCACGCGCTCATCGGCCGGGCGGTGATCCCCAAGGCGGGCACCGCCGACCAGGTACAGGAAGAGGAGCGCGAATGGGCGCGGTAG
- a CDS encoding phosphatase PAP2 family protein, with translation MGTFDSDLYRHITDFAHDTPSWFQHLMEVWTELGLLLFAVLFVVAWWRARRGDPRALAVAVLAPLATAVAYVCSELIKSGIDEERPCRAVSGALPSLVDCPVYGDWSFPSNHATIAAAAAVGLALAWPAIGWLTVPMAILMAFSRVFVGVHYPHDVAAGLLLGTLMAFLVVRLLTRPGARVAEAMRGSGNGLARWFAGPGPAGAGYGAAEGRSRRGSHRR, from the coding sequence ATGGGAACCTTCGACTCCGATCTCTATCGTCACATCACCGATTTCGCCCACGACACTCCTTCGTGGTTCCAGCACCTGATGGAGGTGTGGACGGAACTCGGTCTGCTGCTGTTCGCCGTGCTCTTCGTCGTCGCCTGGTGGCGGGCGCGGCGCGGCGACCCGCGGGCCCTCGCCGTGGCGGTGCTCGCGCCGCTGGCCACGGCGGTGGCGTATGTGTGCAGCGAATTGATCAAGTCGGGGATCGACGAGGAGCGGCCCTGCCGGGCCGTGTCGGGGGCGCTGCCGTCGCTCGTCGACTGCCCTGTCTACGGGGACTGGTCGTTCCCGTCGAACCACGCGACGATCGCCGCCGCGGCGGCCGTGGGTCTCGCGCTCGCCTGGCCGGCGATCGGCTGGCTGACCGTGCCGATGGCGATCCTCATGGCGTTCTCGCGGGTCTTCGTGGGCGTGCACTACCCGCACGACGTCGCGGCCGGCCTGCTGCTCGGCACCCTGATGGCCTTCCTCGTCGTACGACTGCTGACGCGGCCGGGAGCGCGGGTGGCCGAGGCGATGCGCGGTTCGGGGAACGGGCTGGCCCGCTGGTTCGCGGGGCCGGGCCCCGCGGGAGCCGGGTACGGGGCGGCCGAGGGACGGTCGCGGCGCGGCTCGCACCGCCGCTGA
- a CDS encoding M23 family metallopeptidase, producing the protein MSKRTTPQNPGTSKLRKRAAVMAAGFGVSAVLGTGAAFAADTAQTVALPGAAAASLDAQAAAQAKAASSAKEAAAKKSSSWVDPVTHYSLSAGYAQGGSMWSTGKHSGQDFAVPVGTNVMAVHGGTVVKTGPNGAGDGPAYGNAVVIKHSDGTYSQYAHLSRIDVKVGQTVSTGQHIALSGNTGNSSGPHLHFEIRTTANYGSAVNPVAFLKSQGVTV; encoded by the coding sequence ATGTCGAAGCGCACCACGCCCCAGAACCCCGGCACGTCGAAGCTCCGCAAGCGCGCCGCCGTCATGGCCGCGGGATTCGGAGTCTCCGCCGTCCTGGGCACCGGGGCCGCGTTCGCCGCCGACACCGCCCAGACCGTCGCCCTCCCGGGTGCCGCCGCCGCGTCCCTCGACGCCCAGGCCGCCGCCCAGGCCAAGGCCGCCTCCTCCGCCAAGGAAGCCGCCGCGAAGAAGTCCTCCTCGTGGGTCGACCCGGTCACGCACTACTCGCTGTCCGCCGGCTACGCGCAGGGCGGCAGCATGTGGTCCACCGGCAAGCACTCCGGCCAGGACTTCGCGGTCCCCGTCGGCACCAACGTCATGGCCGTGCACGGCGGCACCGTCGTGAAGACCGGCCCCAACGGTGCCGGTGACGGACCCGCGTACGGCAACGCCGTCGTGATCAAGCACAGCGACGGCACGTACTCGCAGTACGCGCACCTGTCGCGGATCGACGTCAAGGTCGGCCAGACCGTGAGCACGGGTCAGCACATCGCGCTGTCCGGCAACACCGGCAACTCCAGCGGCCCGCACCTGCACTTCGAGATCCGTACGACCGCGAACTACGGGTCGGCCGTCAACCCCGTCGCCTTCCTGAAGTCGCAGGGCGTCACCGTCTGA
- a CDS encoding helix-turn-helix domain-containing protein: protein MITGTSKPHQRRGNTRQRIQDVALELIAEQGYEKTSLREIAERLDVTKAALYYHFKTKEDIVVSLFDDLMTPIDALIAWAKEQPPTLETKREILTRYSLALADAAPLFRFMQENQAQMRELSIGENFKDRMKDLLGTLVPEDVELTDRVRCFSALFSMHAGMFVLKDVEGDPEEKRLAILEVATDLVTQAHKH from the coding sequence ATGATCACGGGCACCAGCAAGCCGCACCAGCGCCGCGGGAACACTCGCCAGCGCATTCAGGACGTCGCCCTGGAACTCATCGCCGAGCAGGGGTACGAGAAGACCTCGCTGCGGGAGATCGCCGAGCGCCTCGACGTGACGAAGGCCGCGCTCTACTACCACTTCAAGACCAAGGAAGACATCGTCGTCAGCCTCTTCGACGACCTGATGACGCCGATCGACGCGCTGATCGCCTGGGCGAAGGAGCAGCCGCCGACCCTGGAGACCAAGCGGGAGATCCTCACCCGTTACAGCCTGGCGCTGGCGGACGCGGCGCCGCTGTTCCGGTTCATGCAGGAGAACCAGGCGCAGATGCGCGAGCTGAGCATCGGCGAGAACTTCAAGGACCGCATGAAGGACCTGCTCGGCACGCTGGTCCCCGAGGACGTCGAACTCACCGACCGGGTCCGCTGCTTCAGCGCGCTGTTCTCCATGCACGCCGGGATGTTCGTCCTCAAGGACGTCGAAGGCGACCCCGAGGAGAAGCGGTTGGCCATCCTCGAGGTCGCCACGGACCTGGTCACCCAGGCCCACAAGCACTGA
- a CDS encoding MDR family MFS transporter, translated as MAQTATPVEEQQAKQPRSVRVVLLALMIAMLLAMLDNMIVGTAMPTIVGDLGGIEHLSWVVTAYTLATAASTPIWGKVGDMYGRKGAFLSSIVIFLIGSALSGMAQDMGQLIGFRAVQGLGAGGLMVGVMAIIGDLIPPRERGKYQGMMAGVMALAMIGGPLVGGTITDHLGWRWAFYINLPIGVVALIAITAVLHLPKKRATGKIDYLGAGLLTVGITSIVLVTTWGGSEYAWGSAVIMELIGIGVAALVGFVFSQTRAAEPIMPLHIFRSLNFTLMSLIGFITGFVMFGAVLFLPLYQQSVQGASATNSGLLLLPMLLAMMVVSLIAGRVTTNTGKYKVFPIVGSVLMVSGLFLLAQMDTGTSRFTSGVYMAVLGAGMGCLMQITMLVAQNSVEMKDMGVASSSTTLFRTLGSSFGVAIMGALFNNKVQEVMAQKAGALGGKATEQSATLTADAMASLPAPVKEAYQVAVSSGTHSAFILGSIVAIGALIAAVFVKEVALRGAAPAPKGAASEEAASTGAAPKGAKGAQEDVQKDAPRDAVSKTSVSKDAPKDAEPAEGGAAGDVARSGETVTESV; from the coding sequence ATGGCGCAGACAGCGACACCCGTGGAAGAACAACAGGCGAAACAGCCTCGCAGCGTGCGCGTCGTGCTGCTGGCGCTGATGATCGCCATGCTGCTCGCGATGCTCGACAACATGATCGTGGGCACCGCGATGCCGACCATCGTCGGCGACCTGGGCGGCATCGAGCACCTGTCGTGGGTGGTCACCGCCTATACGCTCGCGACCGCCGCCTCCACCCCGATCTGGGGCAAGGTCGGCGACATGTACGGGCGCAAGGGCGCCTTCCTCAGCTCCATCGTGATCTTCCTGATCGGCTCCGCGCTCAGCGGCATGGCCCAGGACATGGGGCAGCTGATCGGCTTCCGGGCCGTCCAGGGCCTCGGCGCCGGCGGTCTGATGGTCGGCGTCATGGCGATCATCGGCGACCTGATCCCGCCCCGTGAACGCGGCAAGTACCAGGGCATGATGGCCGGCGTCATGGCGCTCGCGATGATCGGCGGACCGCTCGTCGGCGGCACCATCACCGACCACCTCGGCTGGCGCTGGGCCTTCTACATCAACCTGCCCATCGGCGTGGTCGCCCTGATCGCGATCACCGCCGTGCTGCACCTGCCGAAGAAGCGCGCGACCGGCAAGATCGACTACCTCGGCGCCGGTCTCCTGACCGTCGGCATCACCTCGATCGTCCTCGTCACCACCTGGGGCGGCTCCGAGTACGCCTGGGGCTCCGCCGTGATCATGGAGCTCATCGGCATCGGCGTCGCCGCGCTCGTCGGGTTCGTGTTCTCGCAGACCCGCGCCGCCGAGCCGATCATGCCGCTGCACATCTTCCGCAGCCTCAACTTCACACTGATGTCGCTCATCGGCTTCATCACCGGCTTCGTGATGTTCGGCGCGGTGCTCTTCCTGCCGCTGTACCAGCAGTCGGTGCAGGGCGCCTCGGCCACCAACTCCGGTCTGCTGCTGCTCCCGATGCTGCTCGCGATGATGGTCGTCTCGCTGATCGCCGGGCGGGTCACCACCAACACCGGCAAGTACAAGGTCTTCCCCATCGTCGGCAGCGTGCTGATGGTGAGCGGCCTGTTCCTGCTCGCGCAGATGGACACCGGCACCTCGCGGTTCACGTCCGGCGTCTACATGGCGGTGCTCGGTGCCGGTATGGGCTGCCTGATGCAGATCACGATGCTGGTCGCGCAGAACAGCGTCGAGATGAAGGACATGGGCGTCGCCTCGTCGTCCACGACCCTGTTCCGCACGCTCGGTTCGTCGTTCGGTGTCGCCATCATGGGCGCGCTGTTCAACAACAAGGTCCAGGAAGTCATGGCGCAGAAGGCCGGCGCCCTGGGCGGCAAGGCCACCGAGCAGTCGGCGACGCTGACGGCGGACGCCATGGCGAGCCTGCCGGCGCCGGTCAAGGAGGCGTACCAGGTCGCGGTCTCCTCCGGTACGCACTCGGCGTTCATCCTCGGGTCGATCGTGGCCATCGGCGCGCTGATCGCGGCGGTCTTCGTGAAGGAGGTCGCGCTGCGGGGAGCGGCGCCCGCGCCCAAGGGGGCGGCTTCTGAGGAGGCGGCCTCTACGGGGGCGGCTCCGAAGGGCGCCAAGGGTGCCCAGGAGGACGTTCAGAAGGATGCTCCGAGGGACGCGGTCTCGAAGACCTCGGTCTCGAAGGACGCTCCGAAGGATGCCGAGCCGGCCGAGGGTGGTGCGGCTGGGGACGTCGCGCGGAGCGGTGAGACGGTGACGGAGTCCGTCTGA
- a CDS encoding response regulator transcription factor — protein sequence MGAVDDAAGRRIRVLLADDEAMVRAGVGAILAAGGDFEIVAEAADGREAVTLARAHRPDVALLDIRMPRLDGLAAAEEITATVPGTAVAMLTTFSEDAYVARALGGGATGFLLKSGDPHELMAGVRAVADGAAFLSPKVARHVIDGLGGGRLSREAAARQRVAALTPREREVLGLVGAGLSNPEIAARLHLVEGTVKAYVSAVLDRLEVKNRVQAAIVAYEAGLLT from the coding sequence ATGGGCGCGGTAGACGACGCGGCCGGCCGCCGGATCAGGGTCCTGCTCGCCGACGACGAGGCGATGGTCAGGGCCGGGGTCGGCGCGATCCTCGCCGCGGGCGGCGACTTCGAGATCGTCGCCGAGGCCGCGGACGGCCGGGAGGCGGTCACCCTCGCCCGTGCCCACCGCCCGGACGTGGCGCTGCTCGACATCCGCATGCCGCGCCTGGACGGCCTGGCGGCGGCCGAGGAGATCACGGCAACGGTGCCGGGCACGGCGGTCGCGATGCTGACGACGTTCTCCGAGGACGCGTACGTGGCGCGGGCGCTCGGCGGCGGCGCGACCGGCTTCCTGCTCAAGTCAGGCGACCCGCACGAACTGATGGCGGGCGTACGGGCCGTGGCGGACGGCGCCGCGTTCCTGTCGCCGAAGGTGGCCCGGCACGTCATCGACGGGCTCGGCGGCGGCCGCCTCTCCCGGGAGGCGGCCGCCCGGCAGCGCGTGGCGGCGCTGACCCCGCGCGAGCGCGAGGTCCTCGGCCTGGTCGGCGCGGGCCTGTCCAACCCGGAGATCGCCGCGCGCCTGCACCTCGTCGAGGGCACGGTGAAGGCGTACGTCAGCGCGGTCCTCGACCGCCTGGAGGTCAAGAACCGTGTCCAGGCGGCGATCGTGGCCTACGAGGCGGGCCTGCTGACGTAG